TCGCTTAAGTAAGGAATATATAAAATGCCAAGAGTAAAACGCGGTGTACAAGCTCGTGCACGCCATAAAAAAGTCTTAAAACAAGCTAAAGGTTATTACGGAGCTCGTTCACGTGTTTATCGCGTAGCGGTTCAAGCAGTAACTAAAGCTGGTCAATACGCTTACCGTGACCGTCGTCAACGTAAACGTCAGTTCCGTCAACTATGGATTGCACGTATTAATGCTGCATCTCGTATTAGCGGATTATCTTACAGCCGTTTCATCAATGGTCTTAAAAAGGCTTCTGTTGAAATCGATCGTAAGATCTTAGCTGACATAGCTGTATTTGATAAAGCAACATTTGCTCATTTAGTAGAAGTTGCAAAAAAAGCGCTAGCTTAATCATTTATTGATTAACAGTATTGAAGAAGGAGACATTTAGTCTCCTTTTTTTTATCTAAATTTTGTTGTCGTAACCTATTAAATATTTTTAGACTCTTCTTTATTTTTATTTAAAAATCTTACCCATTAAATCTGACTTTTCTGATCTTTGAATTTACTTTATTTGCTTGTTGAACCATTAAAGCAATGACATAAAGTATATAAGACCAATCACACTAATTAAGTTATCTATTTTACTTGTTAAAATAACTTATTTCTTCGTTGTAAATTTCGTAAAGGGAACAACCATTTAGCTCAATTTTCGCCTTGAACTAAGTCATTTTTCCTGCGCAAAATTTAGATCACTTATTTAA
Above is a genomic segment from Psychromonas sp. L1A2 containing:
- the rplT gene encoding 50S ribosomal protein L20 translates to MPRVKRGVQARARHKKVLKQAKGYYGARSRVYRVAVQAVTKAGQYAYRDRRQRKRQFRQLWIARINAASRISGLSYSRFINGLKKASVEIDRKILADIAVFDKATFAHLVEVAKKALA